Genomic segment of Cyanobacterium stanieri LEGE 03274:
TGGCGTAAGAATTGAAGATGATGTATTAGTTACCAAAACAGGCAACGAAATTTTAACCTCCGCCGTAAGCAAATAATATCAAGGTCTGGGGATCATTGATTAATTATAAAATATCGGTATTCTCCATTGCCCATTGCCCGGTTGATAAGCGTAGTCGAATCAGCCTATTCCCTGCCCCCATGAGAAAATTTTATTAATAACCCCCCCAGTGAATTGGGGGATTTAGGGGGCAAACCCACCGTTTAGATCATAATTTATCTTAAAATTAACACCATCAGCTCAATCAAAAAAAGTATAAACAAATCCTTCTTAAGTAATATACCTATCGGTTAATTTAAAATAGAGATGATTAGCCTATCAATCTACAACTATAAACCTTGAAAAACTGTTCCCCGTTCCCTATTCCCTGTTCCCCGCCCTAATTAATATATTATTACAACGGGATTTAGTATAAACAAATCATTGAAAAAAATAAAAAAATAAATTATAGTTTAGAATCCTTGAAAAATAATAGGTTTTAATCCCTGAAGTAAACGACTCTTAACATTAATCTTTATAACAATCAGGTTAATATTGGTTACTTTTTCTAATTACTTGGTATAAAAAGTTACAAAACAAAATCAAGAGAATACTTAGGATAATACCCTTGAGAAGGATTTTTCACAGAAAATTATTAGGAGAATTTATTAATGGCTAAAACCCCCCAAGAAGTCTTACAAATGATCAAAGACAATGGGATCAAAATGATCGATCTCAAATTCATCGATCTACCCGGCACATGGCAACACTGCACATTTTATTATGATCAAATAGACGAAACCGCCTTCACCGACGGTGTACCCTTTGACGGTTCCAGTATTCGTGGTTGGAAAGCCATTAATGACTCCGATATGGCCATGGTACCCGATCCAAACACCGCATGGATCGATCCTTTTTACAAAGAACCTACCCTGAGCATGATTTGCCGTATCAAAGAACCTCGCACGGGGGAATGGTACTCCAGAGATCCTCGCAGTATTGCTTACAAAGCCTTGGATTACCTTGCTTCCACTGGTTTGGGTGATACCGCTTACTTTGGGCCTGAAGCAGAATTTTTCCTCTTTGACGACGTTAGATTTGACCAAACCGAAAATAAAGGTTACTACTATGTAGATAGCGTAGAAGGGCGCTGGAACTCTGGTAGGGAAGAAGAAGGGGGCAACTTAGGTTATAAACCAGGTTACAAACAGGGATATTTCCCCGTAGCACCTACCGACACCATGCAAGACATTCGTACCGAAATGTTATTAACCATGGCTGATTGTGGTGTACCCATCGAAAAACACCATCACGAAGTGGCCACTGGGGGACAAAATGAATTAGGTTTCAAATTTGGTACTTTAGTAGAAGCGGCTGACCATTTGATGACCTATAAATATGTTATCAAGAACGTAGCCAAAAAATATGGTAAGAGTGCCACTTTCATGCCCAAACCTTTATTTAATGATAATGGTTCTGGGATGCACACCCACCAATCTATCTGGAATGAGGGCAAACCCTTATTTGCAGGGGATCAATATGCAGGATTGAGCGAAATGGCTCTCTACTACATCGGTGGTATCCTCAAACACGCTCCCGCTTTACTTGCTTTTACTAACCCCACCACCAACTCTTATAAACGTCTTGTACCGGGTTTTGAAGCCCCTGTAAACTTGGCTTATTCCCAAGGAAACCGCTCTGCTTCTGTGCGTATTCCTTTATCAGGAGATAACCCCAAAGCCAAGCGTTTAGAATTCCGTTGTCCTGACGCTACCAGTAACCCTTATCTTGCTTTTGCGGCGATGCTTTGTGCAGGGATTGATGGTATCAAGAATAAAATTCACCCTGGAGAGCCTTTGGATGTGGATATTTATGATTTATCCCCCGAGGAGTTGAGTAAAATTCCTTCCACTCCTGCATCTTTAGAAGGTGCGCTCGAAGCCTTGGAAAAAGATCATGCTTTCTTGATTGATAGTGGTGTATTCACCATGGAATTTATCGAAAATTGGATCGAGTACAAATTAGATAATGAGGTTAACCCCTTACGTCTTCGTCCTCACCCCTATGAGTTCGCTTTATACTATGATGTATAAGCTATCTTGATCATAAAAATATTTTGTTGACGGGGTTTAACCCTCTTGTTCAATTTTGAAATTATGTTAGGGCGTAATGTTATGTTACGTCCTTTTTTGACAGGTTACAGGTCGTAGTTTATTAATTATCCATTGTTTCATTGCAATACTAAAAATGGCGTTGGTGAATTAAGGTATGATTTTTAGTTTAGTTTGGCAATAGGGAATGGGCAATAGTAATAATAGTTTTAATACTATACATTTACTGTAATTTCATAATGCTTCATACTCAAAATCAGCAATACCCTAAAAATTGTATCCTTAACTCAGCTTAAAATATACCTTATATAAAATCTAACTATCCATTAACCCCTTAGAAACTAATAATCGCTCTCTTTTCTTCCGAGCGATTTCCTGTAAATTAATAGTTTTATCCGTTTCATCCACAATATCCCCTGTCAACACCTCCAACACATCCTCTAAGGAAACAACCCCCGCAACCCCTCCATATTCATCAATTACCACCACTAAATGTTGTCTGATATTCTGGAATTTTTTGAGCAAATAATCAGCCCTCATGGTTTCAGGAACAAAATTTGCCGGGCGCGCTAACTGGGCAATGGTTTGATCTTTTTTACCCTCAATAATTGCCGTCAAAAGCTCTTGTTTTAAAGCCGTACCGATGACATTATCAATGGTGTCATCAATGATTAAAATGCGGGTATGTTCTGAATTAATAATAAAATCTTGGCATTCTCCTAGTGTTAAATCTCCTTTAACGTAAGTCAATAAAATTCGAGGAGTCATTAAATCCGATGCCGATAAATCATTGAGATGAAAAACTCGATGTATCATTTCCGCTTCATCAGGTTCGATTACTCCTTCTGTTTTACCGATGCGGGTTAAAAATCTGATTTCTGTTTCGTTGGTGGTGGGTAAAACCTGCCCTTTTGTTAAGGGTTGAGTAACTTTTTCTAATACCCAAACAATGGGGGTGAGAATGAAGGTAATGTATTTGACAGGTATGGCTAAAGATAGGGATAATGGTTCAGCATATCTTTGTCCTAGGGTTTTAGGTAAGATTTCCCCAAAGATAATGATGAGGAAGGTTAAAAGTCCTGAAAATAAACCTAACCATTTATCGCCTAGTTCTTGGGTTACGGTGCCACCGATAATGATACTACCGACAATATTAAAAATATTGTTTAAGATTACTATACTAGCGATAGGACGGTTAATTTTTTGTTTAATTTTTAATAGGGCTAGGGCAGGGGCTTTTTTTGATTGGGCCCATTGTTTTACCCTAATTTCGGATACGGATAATAATACTGTTTCAGTAAGGGAACAAAATGCCGACCCTAGTAAGACTATGACAACAACGAGTAGGAGAGTCAGCATTGATTAAACTTTTGTTTCTAATGATTTTAAATACTCTGTATTTACCCCTGATTCCCTTGTGAGAGCAATTTTCCCTGTGCGAGAAATTTCTTTGATGCCAAATTTACTTACCATGGAAATGATGGCTACCATTTTGCCCGGATCTCCTACTACTTCTAGGGTTAAGCTATCTTCTGCTATATCTACTACTCTGGCTCTAAATACTTGGGCAACTTGTAGTAGTTCACCTCTGTTGGCGCTGTTGGTGCTAACTTTGACTAACATTAATTCTCTTTCTACACAGGGAATTTTGGTTATGTCAGTAACTTTGATGACGTTGATTAATTTGTGGAGTTGTTTGGTTAGTTGTTCGATGGTGTCGTCATCTCCCGGCACTACCATGATAATTCTTGATACTCCGACTTGTTCGGTGGGGCCTACTGCTAGACTTTCTATGTTAAAACCACGTCTGGCAAATAATCCTGCTATTCTGGTTAATACTCCTGCTTCATCTTCTACTAGGACAGAAATGGTATGCTTCATTATTGATGTTGATAATTCTTGACAATAAACGACACTTTTAGTTGTTTGACAGGTTGTTATTTTATATGTCCTGACATCCCTATTATTTTACCTTAAATGCTTTTTAAATGCTTTAAGGCGATGGGATTTTAGTTGGGGCATAGGGGCCCGGGGCAGATACATAATACGTCGGGGGGGCAGTCAACATTTTTTCTTTGATGGGCTTGATGCCATTCTTCTATTAGGTTTGTGGCTTCTGGGTAGTGTGAATTGTGGGGGGGAATTTGTTGGGCAGTGGCGATCGCCCCTTGATAATCTTCTAGGTTGGCTTGTTGTTTGGCATACTCAAGACGACATTCGCCGATGTATTGCTCAAGAAGATGGGGCGCAATATTTTTTGCTCTGGGAGACTGGGTTAATTGAATACAATTTTTAAAGTTTTGATTGACTTTCGAGGTTTCTAATTGGGCGATGGTAGCTTCTACACGACGACTATCATAATAAAAAAAACCTCCCCCCAACATACCCACTAAGAAAAATAGTAAAAAAGCGATACTCCAAGGGCGAGGAGAAGTAATGGTTTTGAGTATGGGGGGATTTTGAGTGAGGGTAAGGGGTTGATGGTGGTAATGAACATCTACCACGTCTTTGGGTATGGGGTTGACTTCCGTATTTTTGAGGGTTTCTCGCCAACGGATATATTTTTCAAGATCTTGTAATACGATGTCTGCGGAGTGATAGCGCTTGGTATAGTCAGCGCGTACCATTTGGGTTAAAATATCCCCTAAATAGGAATGAATATCGGCATATGGTCGCCAGATAATTTCTCCGCTTTGTTCATCTTCTTTAAAACTAATGGGATTTTTCCCGGTAAGGGCTTGAATGGCGATAATTCCTAAGCTGTAGATGTCGCTGTTTTTA
This window contains:
- the glnA gene encoding type I glutamate--ammonia ligase, producing MAKTPQEVLQMIKDNGIKMIDLKFIDLPGTWQHCTFYYDQIDETAFTDGVPFDGSSIRGWKAINDSDMAMVPDPNTAWIDPFYKEPTLSMICRIKEPRTGEWYSRDPRSIAYKALDYLASTGLGDTAYFGPEAEFFLFDDVRFDQTENKGYYYVDSVEGRWNSGREEEGGNLGYKPGYKQGYFPVAPTDTMQDIRTEMLLTMADCGVPIEKHHHEVATGGQNELGFKFGTLVEAADHLMTYKYVIKNVAKKYGKSATFMPKPLFNDNGSGMHTHQSIWNEGKPLFAGDQYAGLSEMALYYIGGILKHAPALLAFTNPTTNSYKRLVPGFEAPVNLAYSQGNRSASVRIPLSGDNPKAKRLEFRCPDATSNPYLAFAAMLCAGIDGIKNKIHPGEPLDVDIYDLSPEELSKIPSTPASLEGALEALEKDHAFLIDSGVFTMEFIENWIEYKLDNEVNPLRLRPHPYEFALYYDV
- a CDS encoding hemolysin family protein codes for the protein MLTLLLVVVIVLLGSAFCSLTETVLLSVSEIRVKQWAQSKKAPALALLKIKQKINRPIASIVILNNIFNIVGSIIIGGTVTQELGDKWLGLFSGLLTFLIIIFGEILPKTLGQRYAEPLSLSLAIPVKYITFILTPIVWVLEKVTQPLTKGQVLPTTNETEIRFLTRIGKTEGVIEPDEAEMIHRVFHLNDLSASDLMTPRILLTYVKGDLTLGECQDFIINSEHTRILIIDDTIDNVIGTALKQELLTAIIEGKKDQTIAQLARPANFVPETMRADYLLKKFQNIRQHLVVVIDEYGGVAGVVSLEDVLEVLTGDIVDETDKTINLQEIARKKRERLLVSKGLMDS
- the ilvN gene encoding acetolactate synthase small subunit, with product MKHTISVLVEDEAGVLTRIAGLFARRGFNIESLAVGPTEQVGVSRIIMVVPGDDDTIEQLTKQLHKLINVIKVTDITKIPCVERELMLVKVSTNSANRGELLQVAQVFRARVVDIAEDSLTLEVVGDPGKMVAIISMVSKFGIKEISRTGKIALTRESGVNTEYLKSLETKV
- a CDS encoding serine/threonine protein kinase yields the protein MSNNAVILNSRYQLLNKLGEGGFGVVYLAKDKESNRECVVKQLHSDLENADVVKRLFFEEMKILEKLDHPQIPRLIDFYDDGEDCFLVQEYIRGETIKFELKGDRPWSETKILNFLEQGLQILDYIHRRGVIHRDIKPDNFIRRQDSQEIVLIDFGAVKNFNVEQSHIINPTVAIGTHGYMPSEQARGKPRKNSDIYSLGIIAIQALTGKNPISFKEDEQSGEIIWRPYADIHSYLGDILTQMVRADYTKRYHSADIVLQDLEKYIRWRETLKNTEVNPIPKDVVDVHYHHQPLTLTQNPPILKTITSPRPWSIAFLLFFLVGMLGGGFFYYDSRRVEATIAQLETSKVNQNFKNCIQLTQSPRAKNIAPHLLEQYIGECRLEYAKQQANLEDYQGAIATAQQIPPHNSHYPEATNLIEEWHQAHQRKNVDCPPDVLCICPGPLCPN